A section of the Mesobacillus jeotgali genome encodes:
- a CDS encoding cell division protein SepF: MSLKSKIKTFFFLEDEYDYNDEEMLEEETEPFKPSKQPVQQKQNVVSLQSVQKASKVILMEPRMYAEAQEIADHLKNRRAVVVNLQRIEQDQARRIVDFLSGTVYAISGDIQRIGMNIFLCTPDNVEVTGNISELMQERDYQESRW, encoded by the coding sequence ATGAGCTTAAAATCAAAAATAAAGACATTTTTTTTCCTGGAAGATGAATATGACTATAATGATGAGGAAATGCTCGAGGAAGAAACGGAACCCTTTAAGCCTAGCAAACAGCCTGTCCAGCAAAAGCAGAATGTGGTAAGCCTTCAAAGCGTTCAAAAAGCATCCAAGGTTATCCTTATGGAACCAAGGATGTATGCTGAAGCACAGGAAATCGCTGACCATTTGAAGAATCGCCGGGCTGTTGTCGTAAACCTGCAGCGTATTGAACAAGACCAGGCGAGAAGGATTGTGGATTTCCTAAGCGGAACTGTTTATGCAATCAGCGGAGATATCCAGCGGATTGGCATGAATATCTTTTTATGTACCCCGGATAATGTGGAAGTAACAGGGAATATTTCTGAACTGATGCAGGAGCGGGATTACCAAGAGTCGAGGTGGTAG
- the pgeF gene encoding peptidoglycan editing factor PgeF, translated as MEPFIIGSQEYFMIKKWMDRHPGLEAGFTTKNGGVSQLEAFSGLNFGFHVGDEQKAVCENRLLLAEKIDFPLSSWVGAEQTHDICIAKVDKSDQGRGSSDYASSYSGTDGFFTAEPGILLTLCFADCVPIYFIEPEIKLIGVAHAGWKGTVHGIADEMISKFKQNGAKTEKISAIIGPSICKKCYIVDERVINLVKNILDGVENLPYNQVSEGQYSLDLKELNRLILVKAGVKDENIEVTDYCTSCHSEHFYSHRRDKGNAGRMMAYIGWKEDSRP; from the coding sequence ATGGAGCCATTCATCATCGGCAGTCAAGAATATTTTATGATAAAAAAGTGGATGGATCGTCATCCTGGCCTGGAAGCCGGTTTTACGACAAAGAATGGCGGAGTAAGCCAGCTGGAGGCTTTCTCCGGTTTGAATTTCGGTTTCCATGTTGGAGACGAACAAAAGGCTGTTTGCGAGAATCGTCTCCTTCTGGCTGAAAAGATCGATTTTCCGCTTTCCAGTTGGGTAGGAGCGGAACAAACCCATGACATCTGCATTGCAAAAGTCGACAAATCCGATCAAGGAAGGGGCTCGAGTGATTATGCATCTTCTTACTCGGGAACCGATGGCTTTTTCACAGCTGAACCAGGTATTCTGCTGACTCTTTGTTTCGCAGACTGTGTACCCATTTATTTTATTGAGCCGGAAATAAAATTGATTGGTGTCGCGCATGCCGGATGGAAAGGCACTGTTCATGGCATTGCAGACGAGATGATCAGCAAATTTAAGCAAAATGGGGCAAAAACCGAAAAAATTTCTGCCATTATTGGCCCATCAATATGCAAAAAATGTTATATTGTTGATGAGAGAGTCATTAATTTAGTGAAAAATATACTAGATGGTGTCGAGAACTTACCATATAATCAAGTTAGTGAAGGACAATATTCTCTCGATTTGAAAGAATTAAACCGCCTTATTTTAGTGAAGGCCGGTGTCAAAGACGAGAATATAGAAGTAACCGATTACTGTACCAGCTGCCATAGTGAGCATTTCTATTCCCATAGACGGGATAAGGGGAATGCAGGCCGCATGATGGCATATATCGGGTGGAAGGAGGATAGCCGTCCATAA
- the ftsA gene encoding cell division protein FtsA: MNSNDIYVSLDIGTSSVKVIIGEMVNDTLNIIGVGNVKSEGLRKGSIVDIDETVHSIKRAIEQAERMIGLKINQVIVGVTGNHVSLLPCHGVVAVSSDNREITNEDVARVIDAAQVVSIPPEREIIDVIPKQFIVDGLDEINDPRGMIGVRLEMEGTIITGSKTILHNTLRCVERAGLEIVDIGLQPLAAGAFALSKDEKNMGVAMIDIGGGSTTVAVFENGHLRGTSVIPVGGDHITKDLSIGLRTTTEEADKLKLKHGHAFYDHASEEEIFEVSIIGSDQQQQFNQLEVADIIEARMEEIFSLVQDELKQMNIRDLPGGFVLTGGTANMQGVLELAQDIFQSRVRIAIPDYIGVREPQYTTAVGLIQFAYKNAKLKGKKMEAAFTEVEPKEKRVQKQPHPKSKPEKQPEEKVSSRMKKFLGYFFE, from the coding sequence ATGAACAGCAATGATATATATGTCAGTCTTGACATCGGTACATCCAGTGTTAAGGTTATCATTGGGGAAATGGTCAATGACACTTTGAATATAATTGGTGTTGGCAATGTGAAGTCCGAAGGGTTAAGAAAGGGCTCCATTGTTGATATAGATGAAACCGTTCATTCTATTAAGAGGGCAATCGAACAGGCTGAAAGAATGATAGGTTTGAAGATTAACCAGGTGATTGTAGGTGTCACCGGCAATCATGTTTCACTGTTGCCATGCCATGGTGTGGTTGCGGTGTCCAGCGACAATCGCGAAATTACAAATGAGGATGTAGCGAGAGTCATTGATGCTGCACAGGTGGTATCGATCCCGCCTGAGCGAGAGATAATAGACGTGATTCCAAAGCAATTTATCGTTGATGGTCTTGATGAGATCAATGATCCAAGAGGCATGATTGGTGTCAGGCTTGAAATGGAAGGAACGATCATTACAGGATCAAAGACAATCTTACATAATACTCTCCGTTGTGTTGAGCGTGCTGGACTTGAAATTGTTGATATAGGCCTTCAGCCACTTGCTGCAGGTGCCTTCGCACTTTCAAAGGACGAAAAGAATATGGGTGTCGCCATGATTGATATTGGCGGCGGTTCAACAACAGTAGCGGTGTTCGAAAATGGGCACTTAAGAGGGACTTCTGTCATTCCTGTTGGAGGCGACCATATTACCAAGGACCTATCAATCGGTTTGCGCACTACAACTGAAGAAGCGGATAAATTAAAATTAAAGCATGGACATGCCTTTTATGACCATGCTTCCGAAGAAGAGATATTTGAAGTTTCAATCATCGGAAGTGACCAGCAGCAGCAGTTCAACCAGCTGGAAGTAGCGGATATCATTGAAGCAAGAATGGAAGAAATATTCTCCCTTGTCCAGGATGAGTTGAAACAGATGAACATCAGGGACCTGCCTGGCGGATTTGTCCTGACTGGGGGAACAGCCAATATGCAAGGAGTGCTTGAGCTTGCCCAGGACATCTTCCAAAGCAGGGTGAGGATTGCCATTCCAGACTATATTGGCGTCAGGGAACCCCAATATACAACTGCAGTAGGCTTAATCCAATTTGCTTATAAAAACGCGAAATTAAAAGGGAAGAAAATGGAAGCAGCGTTTACTGAAGTAGAACCGAAAGAAAAGAGAGTTCAAAAACAGCCGCATCCAAAATCGAAGCCTGAGAAACAGCCTGAAGAAAAAGTCTCCTCAAGAATGAAAAAATTTCTTGGCTACTTTTTTGAATAA
- the ftsZ gene encoding cell division protein FtsZ, producing MLEFDTNLDSLATIKVIGVGGGGNNAVNRMIEHGVQGVEFIAVNTDAQALNLSKAEIRMQIGAKLTRGLGAGANPEVGKKAAEESKEQIEEVLKGADMVFVTAGMGGGTGTGAAPVIAQIAKDLGALTVGVVTRPFTFEGRKRAGQAGGGISSMKEAVDTLIVIPNDRLLEIVDKSTPMLEAFREADNVLRQGVQGISDLIATPGLINLDFADVKTIMSNKGSALMGIGVASGENRATEAAKKAISSPLLETSLDGAQGVLMNITGGTNLSLYEVQEAADIVASASDQDVNMIFGSVINENLKDEIIVTVIATGFNEEVVQPKPTRPGFGGQQKPVMGAIKREQPKREEIQQEAPRSNQSSQNDDALDIPTFLRNRNRRR from the coding sequence ATGTTGGAATTTGATACGAATTTAGATTCACTTGCTACTATAAAAGTTATCGGTGTTGGCGGCGGCGGAAATAATGCGGTTAACCGAATGATCGAACACGGTGTACAGGGTGTGGAGTTCATTGCGGTTAATACAGACGCACAGGCGTTGAACCTTTCCAAAGCCGAGATTAGAATGCAAATCGGTGCAAAATTAACACGCGGACTTGGTGCCGGCGCTAATCCTGAAGTAGGGAAGAAGGCTGCCGAAGAAAGCAAAGAGCAGATTGAAGAAGTACTGAAAGGTGCAGACATGGTGTTCGTAACTGCTGGTATGGGCGGAGGTACTGGTACAGGTGCCGCTCCTGTCATCGCTCAAATTGCGAAAGACCTTGGAGCTTTAACAGTTGGTGTAGTTACCCGTCCATTTACTTTCGAAGGGCGCAAGCGTGCCGGACAGGCAGGCGGAGGAATTTCTTCGATGAAAGAAGCGGTGGATACGCTAATTGTCATCCCGAATGACCGTTTGCTTGAGATTGTTGACAAAAGCACTCCAATGCTCGAAGCATTCCGTGAAGCAGACAATGTTCTTCGCCAGGGTGTACAGGGTATCTCTGATTTAATCGCAACACCTGGTTTAATCAACCTTGACTTTGCTGATGTGAAGACAATCATGTCCAATAAAGGTTCGGCATTGATGGGCATTGGTGTTGCTTCAGGTGAAAACCGAGCAACAGAAGCTGCTAAGAAGGCTATTTCTTCACCATTGCTTGAAACATCACTTGATGGAGCACAAGGTGTCCTGATGAACATTACAGGCGGCACAAATCTTAGCCTGTATGAAGTGCAGGAGGCGGCAGATATTGTAGCTTCTGCTTCAGATCAGGATGTCAACATGATCTTTGGTTCCGTTATCAATGAAAACTTAAAAGATGAAATCATTGTTACTGTCATCGCTACAGGCTTCAATGAGGAAGTTGTCCAGCCAAAACCGACAAGACCTGGTTTTGGAGGCCAGCAAAAGCCGGTAATGGGCGCAATCAAGCGCGAACAGCCAAAACGTGAAGAAATCCAGCAGGAAGCTCCAAGAAGCAATCAATCTTCCCAGAATGATGATGCTCTTGATATTCCAACATTCCTGCGCAACCGCAATAGACGACGCTAA
- the sigG gene encoding RNA polymerase sporulation sigma factor SigG, with protein sequence MTRNKVEICGVDTSKLPVLKNEEMRKLFREMQSGDITAREKLVNGNLRLVLSVIQRFNNRGEFVDDLFQVGCIGLMKSIDNFDLGQNVKFSTYAVPMIIGEIRRYLRDNNPIRVSRSLRDIAYKALQVRERLMSEASREPTAEEIAKVLEVPHEEIVFALDAIQDPVSLFEPIYNDGGDPIFVMDQLSDERNKDTNWIEEIALKEGMRRLNEREKLILRKRFFQGKTQMEVADEIGISQAQVSRLEKAAIKQMNKNIQS encoded by the coding sequence TTGACACGAAACAAAGTTGAAATTTGCGGTGTTGATACATCTAAGCTTCCCGTTCTGAAAAACGAGGAAATGAGAAAACTTTTTAGAGAGATGCAAAGCGGTGACATCACAGCAAGAGAAAAACTTGTGAATGGGAACCTAAGGCTTGTTTTAAGTGTAATCCAGCGTTTTAACAACCGGGGCGAGTTTGTCGACGATCTGTTTCAGGTCGGGTGTATAGGCCTTATGAAATCCATTGATAATTTTGATCTGGGGCAGAATGTAAAGTTTTCTACCTATGCCGTCCCGATGATCATTGGAGAAATCAGACGGTATTTAAGAGATAATAACCCAATCAGAGTCTCCCGTTCACTTAGGGATATAGCTTACAAAGCATTGCAGGTACGCGAAAGGCTGATGAGTGAGGCTTCAAGAGAGCCGACTGCTGAAGAAATTGCCAAGGTGCTCGAAGTGCCGCATGAGGAAATAGTCTTTGCCCTTGATGCCATTCAGGATCCAGTCTCCTTGTTCGAGCCAATCTATAATGATGGCGGAGATCCAATATTTGTTATGGATCAGCTGAGTGACGAACGTAATAAGGATACAAACTGGATAGAGGAAATTGCATTGAAAGAGGGCATGAGGCGCCTGAACGAAAGAGAGAAGCTGATTCTAAGGAAAAGATTTTTCCAGGGTAAAACTCAGATGGAGGTTGCAGACGAAATCGGGATTTCACAGGCCCAGGTTTCAAGGCTTGAAAAAGCAGCCATTAAACAGATGAATAAGAATATTCAAAGCTAA
- the spoIIGA gene encoding sigma-E processing peptidase SpoIIGA, with product MKVYLDVIWALNLLFDTFLLYLTAIILKRQVKLWRLAAGGAIGSLVIILSITPIHAAAGHPAGKLVFSIMMVLTAFGYKRMRFFIKALMTFYVATFLLGGTLTGVHYFIQFDMDLATNVAMNQIKGFGDPVSWLFVLLGFPLAWHFSRRNIEQFEMTKIQYDSLAEVEVHFMEMNFNIKGLIDSGNQLYDPITKMPVMILSIAHCLDSIPNEIRKIAEDPDCVLTGDGQFSQHLENRMRIIPCKVVGQEHKLIIAFNPDEIKITTDEDIYMAEKSLISFTAQELSGDGSFQCIIHPKMLAGMAKSESKVMVS from the coding sequence GTGAAGGTCTATCTGGATGTTATTTGGGCGTTGAACCTGTTGTTCGATACGTTCCTTCTATATTTGACTGCCATCATCCTGAAAAGGCAGGTCAAGCTCTGGCGTTTGGCTGCAGGAGGAGCTATAGGTTCACTGGTCATTATATTATCGATTACGCCAATTCATGCAGCAGCCGGGCACCCAGCGGGAAAATTGGTCTTTTCAATTATGATGGTACTTACAGCCTTTGGTTACAAGAGAATGCGTTTTTTCATTAAAGCACTTATGACTTTTTATGTTGCGACTTTCCTCCTGGGTGGTACGTTGACGGGGGTCCATTATTTCATCCAGTTTGATATGGATCTAGCCACAAATGTCGCCATGAACCAAATCAAAGGATTCGGCGACCCAGTAAGCTGGCTGTTTGTATTATTGGGTTTTCCGCTGGCCTGGCATTTCTCCAGGCGGAACATTGAGCAATTTGAAATGACAAAGATTCAATATGATTCACTGGCAGAAGTCGAAGTCCATTTCATGGAGATGAATTTTAACATTAAAGGGTTGATTGACAGCGGAAATCAGTTATACGACCCCATCACCAAAATGCCGGTAATGATTTTGTCGATTGCACACTGTTTGGATAGCATACCAAATGAAATTAGAAAGATAGCCGAAGATCCTGATTGTGTCCTAACAGGTGATGGACAATTTTCACAGCACCTCGAAAATCGAATGAGAATCATACCATGCAAGGTAGTCGGACAAGAGCATAAATTAATCATTGCCTTCAATCCGGACGAAATCAAAATCACCACTGATGAGGATATTTATATGGCCGAAAAAAGCTTGATTTCTTTTACAGCACAGGAATTATCGGGAGATGGAAGCTTCCAATGCATTATCCACCCTAAGATGCTGGCGGGAATGGCAAAGTCAGAGTCCAAGGTGATGGTAAGCTAA
- a CDS encoding YlmH family RNA-binding protein — translation MSIYQHFRPEEREFIDQVINWKEYVEQNYAPKLTDFLDPREQQILSVVIGKHPDVKWELFGGAPGTERKRAFLFPEYLEVKQEDFQIKLFGIEYASKFVNIEHRQVLGSLMSLGLKRGKFGDILIDGDTVQFFAAEEIADYIRLQLESVGRASIKLTEQPLANALTIDEVWNEMNTTISSLRLDTVMSTLFNLSRQKSQLLIQHGHVKVNWTAIENTAFDCGEGDVISARGYGRAKIITIDGKTKKDKYRVIAGRKK, via the coding sequence ATGAGTATCTACCAGCATTTTCGTCCTGAGGAACGGGAATTTATCGACCAGGTCATTAATTGGAAAGAATATGTTGAGCAAAATTATGCTCCAAAGCTGACGGACTTTTTGGATCCCCGTGAACAGCAGATTCTTTCGGTTGTTATCGGAAAACATCCTGACGTGAAGTGGGAATTATTTGGGGGTGCACCAGGAACTGAACGAAAACGGGCATTCCTTTTTCCTGAGTATTTGGAGGTAAAGCAAGAGGATTTCCAAATTAAACTGTTTGGCATCGAGTACGCCAGCAAGTTCGTGAACATTGAACACCGGCAGGTACTCGGGAGCCTGATGTCCCTGGGACTGAAGCGCGGAAAGTTTGGCGACATTCTGATTGACGGGGATACGGTCCAATTTTTTGCAGCTGAAGAAATTGCAGATTATATCCGTCTTCAATTGGAATCAGTAGGGAGGGCATCCATTAAGCTGACGGAACAGCCGCTTGCAAACGCCTTGACGATCGATGAGGTATGGAATGAAATGAATACTACGATATCATCTTTACGACTTGATACAGTGATGTCCACACTCTTTAATCTCTCACGGCAAAAATCCCAGCTTTTGATCCAGCATGGGCATGTGAAAGTAAACTGGACTGCGATTGAGAACACTGCCTTCGACTGCGGTGAAGGCGATGTCATCTCCGCGCGTGGATATGGACGTGCGAAAATCATCACAATTGATGGGAAAACAAAGAAAGATAAATATCGAGTTATTGCCGGAAGAAAAAAATAA
- a CDS encoding DivIVA domain-containing protein — protein sequence MPLTPLDIHNKEFNKGFRGYDEDEVNEFLDQVIKDYELIIREKKELEEKLNEMNSRLGHFTNIEETLNKSIVIAQEAGEEVRRNAQKEAKLIIKEAEKNADRIINESLSKARKIALEIEELKKQSKVFRTRFKMLIEAQLDMLNTDDWDHLLEYELDSTELKATAREEEDSLA from the coding sequence ATGCCTTTAACGCCGTTAGATATACACAACAAAGAATTTAATAAGGGATTTCGCGGGTATGATGAAGATGAAGTGAATGAGTTCCTTGATCAAGTCATCAAGGACTATGAACTAATAATCCGAGAGAAAAAAGAGCTTGAAGAAAAGCTCAATGAAATGAATTCAAGACTTGGACACTTTACAAACATCGAGGAAACATTGAATAAATCGATTGTCATCGCACAGGAAGCGGGAGAAGAAGTCCGCCGCAATGCCCAAAAAGAAGCCAAGCTGATTATCAAGGAAGCAGAAAAGAATGCTGACAGGATCATCAACGAATCATTATCAAAGGCCAGAAAAATTGCCCTGGAGATTGAAGAGTTGAAAAAACAATCCAAAGTATTCAGGACAAGATTCAAGATGCTGATTGAAGCACAGCTTGATATGCTGAACACAGATGACTGGGATCACCTGCTGGAATATGAACTGGATTCAACAGAATTAAAGGCGACTGCAAGAGAAGAAGAAGATTCACTGGCTTGA
- a CDS encoding YggS family pyridoxal phosphate-dependent enzyme: protein MNVAENLEVIQGQIANACKASGRSKDEVKIIAVTKYVSPERAKQAIDAGVIHLGENRDEGLLHKISQLQDKPVWHFIGTLQTRKVKSIIDHVTYIHSLDRLSLAKEINKRASSKVKCLIQVNASGEESKHGLNPDDVTGFVQDLKQCPNIEVSGLMTMAPFTEDEQVIRSCFRTLKNLQAEIQQLRLEYAPCHELSMGMSNDFKIAVEEGSTMVRIGTALVGNESEVQ from the coding sequence ATGAATGTCGCAGAAAATCTGGAGGTTATCCAGGGTCAAATAGCAAATGCCTGTAAAGCTTCGGGCCGGAGCAAGGACGAGGTGAAAATCATTGCCGTGACGAAATATGTCTCCCCAGAAAGGGCAAAGCAAGCGATTGACGCGGGTGTAATCCATCTCGGTGAAAATAGGGATGAGGGTTTGCTCCATAAAATCAGCCAATTGCAGGACAAGCCTGTGTGGCATTTTATTGGGACTTTACAAACAAGAAAAGTCAAAAGTATCATAGACCACGTTACATATATCCATTCACTGGACAGGCTGTCGCTTGCAAAGGAAATCAACAAACGAGCAAGCTCAAAGGTTAAATGCCTGATTCAGGTGAATGCCTCTGGGGAAGAGAGCAAGCATGGACTGAATCCGGATGATGTCACTGGATTTGTACAAGATTTGAAGCAGTGCCCGAATATAGAAGTAAGCGGATTAATGACGATGGCCCCATTTACTGAAGATGAACAGGTAATCAGAAGTTGCTTCAGAACACTGAAAAATCTTCAGGCAGAGATCCAACAGCTTAGACTGGAATATGCTCCATGCCATGAATTGTCAATGGGAATGTCAAATGATTTTAAAATAGCGGTTGAAGAGGGTTCCACTATGGTGAGAATCGGTACAGCCCTGGTAGGCAATGAATCGGAGGTGCAATAA
- a CDS encoding YggT family protein translates to MDLVIGIIAQLVSLYQWALIIYIFMSWFPNARETAIGQFLARICEPFLEPFRRIVPSIGMIDISPIVAFLVLRFAVDGLRQLALWF, encoded by the coding sequence ATGGATTTAGTGATAGGTATCATAGCTCAGTTAGTTAGTCTTTACCAATGGGCGCTGATTATTTATATTTTCATGTCATGGTTCCCTAATGCAAGGGAAACAGCGATCGGCCAGTTCCTGGCGAGAATTTGCGAGCCATTTCTGGAGCCGTTCCGCCGGATCGTGCCTTCAATCGGCATGATTGACATTTCACCAATTGTCGCATTTCTGGTGCTGCGTTTTGCAGTTGATGGATTACGGCAATTGGCTCTATGGTTCTAA
- a CDS encoding DUF881 domain-containing protein, with product MGRPKNLSFSLIAAIIGLMVAIQFQTVREPEVRDTRDTWQLREDLMKEKELQSKLLFEIRSNEEKIAKYETERQQSKEEVLRETLAELKNEAGLTEVTGPGLSLSIEPAFNLIAEGDNPPSVSPDLLKRLLNELNMYGAKHVSVDGERVINTTVIRDINRVTKINNHSLNRFPLEVKIITDNGDTAEKLYNRMKVSAVAEDFFIDNLEVKVNRPVGDLVVPAYQDTIRIRYMESAKTEKGGGNG from the coding sequence ATGGGCCGACCTAAAAATCTCAGCTTCAGCTTGATTGCTGCAATCATCGGATTGATGGTGGCCATCCAGTTCCAAACAGTCAGGGAACCAGAAGTCAGGGATACACGTGACACCTGGCAGCTTCGGGAGGACCTGATGAAAGAAAAGGAATTGCAGTCCAAGCTGCTCTTCGAAATCAGGTCGAACGAAGAAAAAATCGCCAAGTATGAAACTGAACGGCAGCAAAGCAAGGAAGAAGTCCTTCGTGAAACACTTGCTGAGCTAAAGAATGAAGCTGGATTGACAGAAGTGACGGGACCCGGTCTCTCTCTGTCGATTGAACCTGCTTTCAACCTGATTGCCGAAGGGGACAACCCTCCCTCGGTTTCTCCAGATCTGCTAAAAAGGCTGTTAAATGAATTGAACATGTATGGTGCGAAGCACGTATCTGTTGATGGCGAGAGGGTCATCAATACAACTGTCATCAGGGATATCAACAGGGTCACGAAAATCAACAACCATTCCCTAAACCGGTTTCCCCTAGAAGTGAAGATCATTACCGATAATGGGGATACAGCTGAAAAATTATATAATCGTATGAAGGTATCTGCGGTTGCTGAGGATTTTTTTATTGATAACCTGGAAGTGAAGGTTAACAGGCCGGTTGGCGATCTGGTTGTACCGGCTTATCAGGATACAATCAGGATCAGATATATGGAATCCGCTAAAACAGAAAAAGGGGGAGGCAACGGATAA
- a CDS encoding small basic family protein, with protein sequence MWLPIMGLIIGVIIGLLTDIRIPEEYSNYLSIAILAALDTLFGGIRAQLQNIYDEKVFVSGFFFNIVLAASLAFLGVHLGVDLYLAAVFAFGVRLFQNIAVIRRILLTKWSTGSEK encoded by the coding sequence ATGTGGCTTCCAATAATGGGATTGATCATCGGTGTCATCATCGGACTGCTCACCGATATCCGAATTCCTGAAGAATACTCGAACTATCTATCAATAGCGATCCTTGCAGCCCTCGATACATTGTTTGGCGGGATCCGCGCCCAGCTTCAAAATATATATGATGAGAAAGTTTTTGTATCAGGTTTCTTTTTTAATATAGTATTGGCAGCAAGTTTAGCTTTTCTAGGTGTTCATCTTGGTGTAGACTTGTATTTAGCAGCAGTTTTTGCCTTCGGGGTGAGGCTGTTCCAGAATATAGCAGTCATCAGAAGAATTTTGTTGACAAAATGGTCAACGGGCAGTGAAAAGTAG
- a CDS encoding YlmC/YmxH family sporulation protein: MVKVTEFQVKDVVNVSDGKRLGNIEDFEINLNTGKIEAVVIGSSGKVLGFFGKEDEVIIPWRNILKIGEDVILVRYKDSGEYQEQVDRED, translated from the coding sequence ATGGTAAAGGTTACCGAGTTTCAAGTGAAGGATGTCGTGAATGTTTCCGATGGAAAAAGGCTTGGGAATATTGAGGATTTTGAAATTAATTTGAATACCGGGAAAATCGAGGCAGTTGTAATCGGAAGTTCGGGCAAGGTTCTTGGCTTCTTCGGAAAGGAAGATGAGGTCATAATCCCCTGGAGGAATATTTTGAAAATAGGTGAAGATGTTATTTTGGTCCGGTATAAGGACAGCGGGGAATATCAGGAGCAGGTTGATCGGGAAGACTAG
- the sigE gene encoding RNA polymerase sporulation sigma factor SigE, with translation MKNLRLRISYYWYKLLMKLGLKTDEIYYIGGSEALPPPLTKEEEEVLLNKLPNGDKAARSILIERNLRLVVYIARKFENTGINIEDLISIGTIGLIKAVNTFNPEKKIKLATYASRCIENEILMYLRRNNKLRSEVSFDEPLNIDWDGNELLLSDVLGTDDDIITKDLESNVDKKLLVKALQQLSDREKQIMELRFGLGSGEEKTQKDVADMLGISQSYISRLEKRIIKRLRKEFNKMV, from the coding sequence ATGAAAAATTTGCGGCTTCGGATATCCTATTACTGGTATAAATTATTAATGAAACTAGGCCTGAAAACAGATGAAATATATTATATCGGCGGTAGCGAAGCTTTGCCCCCTCCTTTAACGAAAGAAGAGGAAGAGGTACTGTTAAATAAACTTCCAAACGGGGACAAAGCTGCCAGGTCGATTCTTATAGAGAGAAACCTTAGATTAGTTGTTTACATTGCCCGTAAATTCGAGAATACAGGAATCAATATTGAAGATTTAATCAGCATTGGAACAATCGGACTGATCAAGGCGGTCAATACATTCAATCCAGAGAAAAAAATCAAGCTGGCTACCTATGCATCCAGGTGTATCGAAAACGAAATCCTGATGTATTTGCGGAGGAACAATAAACTTCGCTCTGAAGTATCCTTTGACGAGCCTCTGAATATCGACTGGGATGGAAATGAGCTGCTCTTGTCTGATGTTCTAGGTACAGATGACGACATTATCACGAAGGATCTCGAATCGAATGTTGATAAAAAATTGCTGGTAAAAGCGCTTCAGCAGCTTTCTGACCGTGAAAAGCAGATTATGGAATTGCGTTTCGGCCTTGGAAGCGGTGAGGAAAAGACGCAAAAGGATGTTGCCGATATGCTGGGTATTTCACAATCATATATTTCTCGTTTGGAAAAGAGAATTATTAAGCGCTTAAGAAAAGAATTCAATAAAATGGTATAA